The genomic interval CGGATGTGCCACACCATGCCATTATCGTGGCCATGGGATCCCACGAAGCAGACGCCCGCGAACTTCCCGGAGCTCTCTTCCGGAAGGCCTTCGTCGTGGTAGAAGATGTTACTACTGCGCTGCGTGAGGCCGGTGACGTGATCATGGCTATTGAGGAAGGCCACCTCAGCACAGAGCGACTGGTTGACCTCCGAGGGCTGGTATCCGGCGCAGCCCATCCAGAGACACACAGCCCACGTATTTTCAAAGGAACGGGGATGAGTTGGCAAGACCTTGCGGTTGCCATCGGATTGATGGAGAAAACCCCGCAGTAGAAACCTGCTTGGTTTCCCCACGGGGTTAAAGGTGCTGGGTGGTGAGCAACCCGCGCTTCATTCTCTCAATGAGATTCTTACGCAGGTACAGCAGGTACCACCACACGGCAATATAAATGACGGCCATGATGCCCATGGAAATATGCACAACAAATCCTGCGAGCGCGAACACCTGGATGCCGATATTTGCTTTCAGAGCCCAGCGTTTCTTCTGCAGGAAAGACAAGATGAGCATCGCTGTGGACACGGCGGTGACATAGACCCAGTTAAAGGTGGTCCAGTGGATGCCGTTATCAACACGCAAAATAACGGTAAGCACAAGGTAGAAGGAGATGGCTTGCATCATCATGGTCCCGGCCATGACGCCGCGTAGCCCCTTCATCGGGTCTTTGGCGGGTTCGTGCCCAGGGCCTAGTGGCCCGTATTCGATTGATTCATCGGAAGAGCGGGTCATGCGGGTTCCTTTCCAAAAAGGGTTCGAGCCTCTCCCGCTGTGACAACGGAACCTGTGATGATAACGCCTGCACCTGATTGAATATCGGTATCCTCGGCCAGTTCGACGGCAAGTTCGACCGCACCAGGCAGGTTGTAGGCCACATGGACGCGTTCTTCGCCGAAAATGTTTCGGGCTTCGTCGGCAAGCTCCTCGGCATCGAGCGCGCGTGGCGAGGAGTTCGTGGTCACCACGATTTCCGAAAGATAGGGTTCAAGCGACCGCAGTACACCGCGATAATCTTTATCGCTGAGTACGGCCACAACTCCAATGAGTCGTGAGAAATCGAAATCCCTGTCCAATGCCACCCCAAGTGCCGCAGCACCGTGTGGATTGTGGGCAGCATCGATGAAGACTGTTGGCGCAGTACGCACTCTTTCCAAGCGCCCAGGCGACTGCACTGAGGCAAAACCTTCGCGCACTGTGTCTTGGTCTAGTTGCCGGCCTGCTCCTGCGCCAAAAAACGCTTCTACTGCGGCCAAAGCGCAGGCTGCGTTGCGGGCTTGATGTTCCCCGGATAGTGGCAGGAAAATATCGGTGTAGTCACCACCGAGTCCGCGGATACTGAGTTGCTGCCCGCCCACGGCGATGGTGGACTCAATCACACCAAACTCGGCGCCTGATCGAGCAACCGAGGCATCCACCGACACTGCTTGTTCCAGGATTATGTTCATGGCTTTGGGATCTTGTTCCGCCACGATCGCTACGTTGTCCGGCGGCGTGAGCAGATCATCAACGTCCCATCGAGATTTAATGATCCCCGCTTTTTCTGCGGCGATCTCCTCGATGCTTTCACCCAGGAAGTCTGTGTGATCGAGGCCTACTGGCATGACCACAGCGACATCGGCGTTAATCACATTCGTGGCGTCCCATCGTCCGCCCATTCCGACTTCAACCACAGCAACGTCTACTGGCGCATCGGCAAAAGCCGCGTAAGCCATGGCGGTGAGCACTTCAAACTTGCTCATTTTAGGCCCGTCGGATGCCTCCGACTTAGCGTCCACCATCTCCACATACGGTTTAATTTCTTCCCATATCCGCACGTATTCCCGCGGGTGGATCGGCGCGCCGTCAATCGCGATACGCTCAGTGACCAGCTGCAAATGCGGGCTAGTGGTGCGCCCAGTACGACGATGGAAAGCACGCATGAGTGCCTCAATCATGCGCACTGTCGACGTTTTTCCGTTAGTCCCCGCAACGTGAATCGTATTGAATGCGCGCTCGGGGTTTCCCAGCAGATCCATGAGGAGTTCTACCCGGTCAAGCGTCGGGTCAATCTTGGCCTCCGACCACCGTTGATCCAGCTCGGCCTCTACCAGCGCCAGCGATGCAAGGTCCTCCGGGGTGACCTCGCGAGATTCCGGCGCGTTGGCTTCAGCGTGCATGGCGATGGGGAGGGATAGCCCATCCTCGCTGAGTTTCACTTCCCCCATGCCAAGGGTGGCAAGCTCCTCGTGCAGAGTCTCGTCAATGGTGCGCTCAAGCTCACCCTCATCATGTGAATGCTGCTGGTCAACCACTTAGTTCAGCTCCTCAAGGCGGGCGTTGATGCGCGCCACCTCTTCTTCTGCGATCTTCTGGCGGTTGCGGATTTTCTCTACCACTGCCTCGGGCGCCTTGGACAAGAATGCCTCGTTGCCGAGTTTCTTAGCTGTGGTCTCCAATTCCTTGGTTGCCGCTGCCAAATCCTTCTCCAGGCGCTTACGCTCAGCAACCTTATCCACGGTTCCGGAGGTATCCAGCGAAACCACAACGGTGGCCTGCGACAAGCGCACTTCAATGCTTGCCGACGCCGCGAAGTCCTCCGCAGGAGTCTCAAGGCGAACCAAGGAACGCACGATGCTCTCCTGCTCGCCCAGGTCACAAGCGCTAAAGTCTACGCGTGCGGGCACCTTCTGGGACGGCTTGACGCCCTGGTCTGAGCGGAAGCGGCGTACCTCGGTGACGAGCTTCTCCACATCAGCTATACGACGAGCAGCGGTGGCGTCGATAAGCGCGCCGCCGTTTGTTTCCGCCTCGGTGGGCCATGCCGCTACGTTGAGGGACTCGCCATCGGTCAGAGCTTTCCACAGGACTTCCGTGACAAACGGCATCGCGGGATGCAGCATACGCAGTACAGCGTCCAGTACCTGCCCCAGCACGATCTGAGTGTTCTCGCCACGACGACGCTCCTCCGGAGTAGCGGAGTCAATATCACGTGGAATCTGCACCTTGGCAAACTCCAGGTACCAGTCGCAGAACTCTCCCCAGGTGAACTGGTAGAGGGCCTCATTTCCCTTAGCAAACTGATACGCATCAAAATAAGAATCTACCTGCGCGCGGACCTGCTCAAGGCGGTCGAGGATCCACCGGTCGGCGTCGCTCAGCTCCTCGCGGGCAGGAAGCTCGCCCATGCGTGCGCCATTCATGAGCGCAAATTTGGTGGCGTTGTAGAGCTTGGTAGCAAAGTTGCGGGAGCTCTGCGCGGAGTCTTCACCAACGGGCAGATCGACGCCGGGGTTGGCGCCACGGGCAAGAGTAAAGCGCAACGCATCAGCACCAAAACGTTCCACCCAGTCCATGGGGTCGATGCCGTTGCCCAAAGACTTACTCATCTTGCGCCCGTGTTCGTCGCGAACAAGACCGTGCAGGAAGAGGTCCGTAAACGGCACCTGCGGACGACCATCGCGGCCTTCCCCAAGAAGCTCCGGGGTGGTCTCAGCAGCAAGAGTGCCAAACATCATCATGCGGGCAACCCAGAAGAACAAGATGTCATAAGCAGTAACCAGAACCGAGGTTGGATAGAATTTTTCCAGCTCAGGTGTCTTTTCTGGCCAGCCCATCGTGGAGAACGGCCACAAAGCCGAGCTAAACCAGGTGTCCAGGACGTCAGGATCCTGCGTGTATCCCTCAGGCGCCTGCTCATCGGGCCCCACACACACGATGTCTCGCTGTCCGTTGGCGTCCTCAGGTCCGTACCAAATCGGAATGCGATGACCCCACCACAGCTGACGCGAAATGCACCAATCGTGCATGTCATCAACCCACTCAAAGTAACGCGGCTCTGCAGACTTGGGGTGGATGACCGTATCACCTTGGCGTACGGCGTCGCCAGCCATAGCGGCGAGTTCTTCCACGCTGACAAACCACTGGAGGGACAAACGCGGCTCAATGGCTTCACCCGAACGCTCTGAATGCCCTACCGAGTGCACATACGGGCGAATTTCCTTAACGATGCGCCCTTGCTCCGCAAGCGCCTCGCGGATCTTGACGCGAGCCTCCGCCCGATCCATTCCATCAAACTGTGTTCCCGTACCTGCGATATGGCCGGTCGAGTCCATAATGGTTGGCATATCAAGGTTGTGGCGCAAACCAAGCGCGTAATCGTTCGGGTCATGCGCCGGAGTGATCTTGACTGCGCCGGTACCAAACTCTGGGTCAACGTAATCATCAGCGACTACGATCATCTGCCGATCCGCAATAAACGGGTGTGGCAACGAGGTGCCTACCAGGTCCTTGTAGCGCTCATCCTCTGGGTGCACAGCCACTGCGACGTCACCCAGCATGGTCTCCACGCGCGTGGTGGCAACGATGACGTGTGGCTCGGAATCATCCAGGGATCCATACCGGATGGAGACAAGCTCGCCTTCAACATCCTTGTACACGACCTCAATGTCGGAGACAGCGGTCTCCAGGACCGGTGACCAGTTGACCAGGCGATTGGCCTGATAAATCATCCCGCGGTCATACATCTGCTTGAAAATAGTTTGAACTGCGCGCGAGAGGCCCTCATCAAGGGTAAAGCGCTCGCGGGACCAATCGACGGAATCGCCGATAGCTCGCATCTGCTTACCGATAGTTCCGCCGTACTCGTTTTTCCAGTTCCAGACATGGCCGATGAATTCTTCGCGGTCATAGTCCCACCGGCTCTTGCCCTCTTTTTCCTTGAGCATGGCCTCGACTTTGGTCTGAGTCGCGATTCCGGCGTGATCCATACCCGGCAGCCACAAGACTTCAAAGCCTTGCATCCTCTTGCGTCGAGCGATGGAGTCCATCAGCGTATGGTCCAAAGCATGGCCCATATGGAGCTGGCCAGTTACGTTTGGCGGAGGAAGCACAATAGAGAACGGCGG from Corynebacterium ulcerans carries:
- a CDS encoding DUF4233 domain-containing protein, which translates into the protein MTRSSDESIEYGPLGPGHEPAKDPMKGLRGVMAGTMMMQAISFYLVLTVILRVDNGIHWTTFNWVYVTAVSTAMLILSFLQKKRWALKANIGIQVFALAGFVVHISMGIMAVIYIAVWWYLLYLRKNLIERMKRGLLTTQHL
- the folC gene encoding bifunctional tetrahydrofolate synthase/dihydrofolate synthase gives rise to the protein MVDQQHSHDEGELERTIDETLHEELATLGMGEVKLSEDGLSLPIAMHAEANAPESREVTPEDLASLALVEAELDQRWSEAKIDPTLDRVELLMDLLGNPERAFNTIHVAGTNGKTSTVRMIEALMRAFHRRTGRTTSPHLQLVTERIAIDGAPIHPREYVRIWEEIKPYVEMVDAKSEASDGPKMSKFEVLTAMAYAAFADAPVDVAVVEVGMGGRWDATNVINADVAVVMPVGLDHTDFLGESIEEIAAEKAGIIKSRWDVDDLLTPPDNVAIVAEQDPKAMNIILEQAVSVDASVARSGAEFGVIESTIAVGGQQLSIRGLGGDYTDIFLPLSGEHQARNAACALAAVEAFFGAGAGRQLDQDTVREGFASVQSPGRLERVRTAPTVFIDAAHNPHGAAALGVALDRDFDFSRLIGVVAVLSDKDYRGVLRSLEPYLSEIVVTTNSSPRALDAEELADEARNIFGEERVHVAYNLPGAVELAVELAEDTDIQSGAGVIITGSVVTAGEARTLFGKEPA
- a CDS encoding valine--tRNA ligase — translated: MVDVTANNENANRADRLPASWDPQAHEQELYQSWVDAGYFTANTSSSKPPFSIVLPPPNVTGQLHMGHALDHTLMDSIARRKRMQGFEVLWLPGMDHAGIATQTKVEAMLKEKEGKSRWDYDREEFIGHVWNWKNEYGGTIGKQMRAIGDSVDWSRERFTLDEGLSRAVQTIFKQMYDRGMIYQANRLVNWSPVLETAVSDIEVVYKDVEGELVSIRYGSLDDSEPHVIVATTRVETMLGDVAVAVHPEDERYKDLVGTSLPHPFIADRQMIVVADDYVDPEFGTGAVKITPAHDPNDYALGLRHNLDMPTIMDSTGHIAGTGTQFDGMDRAEARVKIREALAEQGRIVKEIRPYVHSVGHSERSGEAIEPRLSLQWFVSVEELAAMAGDAVRQGDTVIHPKSAEPRYFEWVDDMHDWCISRQLWWGHRIPIWYGPEDANGQRDIVCVGPDEQAPEGYTQDPDVLDTWFSSALWPFSTMGWPEKTPELEKFYPTSVLVTAYDILFFWVARMMMFGTLAAETTPELLGEGRDGRPQVPFTDLFLHGLVRDEHGRKMSKSLGNGIDPMDWVERFGADALRFTLARGANPGVDLPVGEDSAQSSRNFATKLYNATKFALMNGARMGELPAREELSDADRWILDRLEQVRAQVDSYFDAYQFAKGNEALYQFTWGEFCDWYLEFAKVQIPRDIDSATPEERRRGENTQIVLGQVLDAVLRMLHPAMPFVTEVLWKALTDGESLNVAAWPTEAETNGGALIDATAARRIADVEKLVTEVRRFRSDQGVKPSQKVPARVDFSACDLGEQESIVRSLVRLETPAEDFAASASIEVRLSQATVVVSLDTSGTVDKVAERKRLEKDLAAATKELETTAKKLGNEAFLSKAPEAVVEKIRNRQKIAEEEVARINARLEELN